In the Theobroma cacao cultivar B97-61/B2 chromosome 1, Criollo_cocoa_genome_V2, whole genome shotgun sequence genome, one interval contains:
- the LOC18612069 gene encoding sec1 family domain-containing protein MIP3 isoform X1 has product MALIDVNKSCLDSISQISQHIEGAIIYLDAGCTESFQLMGAFPFLLDLGVRSVCSLENMCSLDAAVDWNASFDPARKIVIMASRLLSDAHRYVLRCLSTHRGVHCCSIFTSISEVAHSVYPDSPLGPDAYHEYETLLLQDYEELVKKCETKSGQPVDSNTQENLTFEDEGWSQFTSTEEEFPSHEASPTGKNIYKDNPRGKRVDLGRRLIVSVHHFPMILCPFSPRVFVLPSEGSVAEACLSAEHEDSLSAGLPSLSTGLPSDGDEVPPAATLTAHFLYHLAAKMDLKMEIFSLGDLSKTVGKILTDMSSLYDVGRRKRTVGLLLIDRTLDLLTPCCHGDSLVDRMFSSLPRKERTSSSASIKGSQAQLKLGPSSLERAPLEVQIPIGKIITEEDSNIDDSRLSDCIEAFLCGWDSYNSASQMVDLINFSEKTSNEKLCPAELLKGSLVSTENFRGTPYLEAILDRTTKDGAILVKKWLQETLRQENITINVRTRPGFASKSELQPMIKALAKSQSSLIRNRGIIQLATAALYALDESCSARWDAFISAEKILSVNAGDTSQSLVAQIGDLINKSAFAGSDGKKSGKMELSQGLLSFQDALLLTITGYILAGENFPTSGSGGPFSWQEEHFLKEAIVDAILENPSVARLKFLHGITQELEANLNKTKADKTKETSTDQLDIDDFDDDQWGKWGDEDEDNDSKEQAYDDMQLKLELRDRVDNLFKHLHKLSSLKSKNVPLREGPLAFESNLSSNPYTNKGLLYKLLTKILGKYDVPGLEYHSSTVGRLFKSGFGRFGLGQAKPSLADQNAILVFVVGGINGVEAREAQEALSESGRPDIELILGGTTLLTPDDMLDLLLGQSSYI; this is encoded by the exons ATGGCTTTGATTGATGTGAACAAATCTTGCCTCGATTCCATTAGCCAA ATATCACAACATATTGAAGGTGCAATTATTTACTTAGATGCTGGATGCACGGAGAGTTTCCAGCTTATGGGAGCATTTCCTTTCTTGCTGGATCTTGGAGTACGTTCTGTTTGCAGCTTGGAGAATATGTGTTCCCTTGATGCG GCAGTTGACTGGAATGCAAGTTTTGACCCTGCGAGGAAAATTGTAATTATGGCATCTCGTTTGTTAAGCGATGCTCACCGTTATGTTTTACGCTGTCTGAGCACGCATCGAGGGGTTCATTGTTGTTCAATATTTACATCTATCTCTGAG GTAGCTCATTCAGTATATCCTGACTCACCTCTTGGACCTGATGCATACCATGAGTATGAAACCTTGCTTCTCCAAGATTATGAGGAGCTTGTTAAGAAATGTGAGACCAAGTCTGGACAGCCAGTTGATAGTAATACACAGGAGAATTTGACCTTTGAAGACGAAGGATGGTCTCAATTCACCTCCACTGAAGAAGAGTTTCCTTCCCATGAGGCTAGTCCCActggaaaaaatatatataaggaTAATCCAAGAGGGAAAAGAGTAGATTTGGGGCGGAGATTGATTGTTTCTGTCCATCACTTCCCCATGATATTATGTCCCTTTTCACCTAGAGTATTTGTCTTACCTTCTGAGGGATCAGTTGCCGAAGCATGCTTATCAGCTGAACACGAGGATTCTCTTAGTGCTGGGTTGCCTTCCTTGAGTACCGGATTGCCTTCTGATGGTGATGAGGTTCCTCCAGCTGCAACCCTTACTGCACATTTTCTGTATCATTTGGCTGCCAAG ATGGACTTGAAAATGGAAATATTTTCCCTTGGTGATTTGTCAAAAACTGTTGGGAAGATTTTGACAGACATGTCAAGTCTTTATGATGTAGGACGCCGAAAACGTACGGTAGGATTATTACTTATTGATCGCACCCTCGATCTTCTTACTCCATGCTGTCATGGGGATTCACTTGTAGATCGTATGTTTTCATCTTTGCCTCGTAAGGAAAGAACATCGTCCTCTGCAAGTATCAAAGGCTCACAAGCCCAACTTAAACTTGGTCCTTCTAGCCTAGAACGTGCCCCCCTTGAGGTACAGATACCAATTGGGAAAATTATAACCGAAGAAGATTCTAATATAGATGATTCTCGGCTTTCAGATTGCATTGAAGCTTTTCTGTGTGGGTGGGATTCCTATAACTCTGCTTCTCAAATGGTAGATTTGATTAATTTCAGCGAGAAAACTAGTAATGAAAAGTTGTGTCCTGCTGAGCTACTAAAGGGATCCTTGGTCTCCACTGAAAACTTCCGTGGAACACCATATCTGGAAGCCATACTGGATAGGACAACAAAAGATGGGGCTATCCTGGTGAAGAAGTGGCTTCAGGAAACTCTACGTCAGGAAAATATCACTATTAACGTGAGAACTCGCCCTGGTTTTGCTTCAAAATCAGAGTTACAACCCATGATTAAAGCATTGGCTAAAAGCCAGTCATCTTTAATAAGGAACAGAGGAATTATTCAGTTAGCAACAGCTGCATTATATGCCCTTGACGAATCATGTAGTGCCAGATGGGATGCATTTATCAGTGCAGAGAAAATATTGAGTGTTAATGCTGGCGATACAAGCCAGAGTCTTGTTGCTCAAATAGGTGATCTTATCAATAAAAGTGCTTTTGCTGGATCAGATGGCAAGAAGAGTGGAAAAATGGAACTCTCACAAGGGCTACTTTCTTTTCAAGATGCTTTACTCCTCACAATTACTGGTTATATATTGGCTGGCGAAAATTTCCCAACTTCTGGATCTGGAGGCCCTTTTTCTTGGCAAGAGGAGCATTTTCTTAAAGAGGCTATTGTTGATGCAATTCTTGAAAACCCATCTGTGGCTAGATTGAAGTTTCTTCATGGTATAACACAAGAACTTGAGGccaatttaaataaaactaaagcAGATAAAACCAAAGAGACATCAACTGATCAATTAGACAttgatgattttgatgatGATCAGTGGGGTAAATGGggagatgaagatgaagataatGATAGTAAAGAGCAAGCATATGATGACATGCAGCTTAAGTTGGAGTTGCGCGATAGAGTGGACAACCTTTTCAAGCATCTTCACAAGTTATCTAGTTTAAAGAGCAAAAATGTGCCTTTGAGGGAAGGGCCATTGGCTTTTGAAAGCAATTTGAGTAGCAATCCTTACACAAATAAAGGATTGCTTTATAAGCTTCTAACAAAGATTTTGGGCAAGTATGATGTTCCAGGGTTGGAGTACCATTCCTCTACAGTAGGGCGGCTGTTTAAAAGTGGGTTTGGAAGATTTGGCCTTGGACAG GCAAAACCAAGTCTTGCTGACCAAAATGCCATTCTGGTATTTGTTGTCGGAGGCATCAATGGTGTTGAG GCACGGGAAGCACAAGAGGCATTATCAGAAAGTGGAAGACCTGatattgaattaattcttgGGGGAACTACACTTCTAACTCCTGATGACATGCTTGATTTGCTATTGGGGCAGTCTAGCTACATTTGA
- the LOC18612070 gene encoding 50S ribosomal protein L1 isoform X1: MAGVKLLLSQARRLSLAQYSSSPFRTLQRSLSSSSSSNPPHPHADSESSFNKHSQAVPIQPVSYAPKPKDPTPPHPQQHEQQQTQPDQTPQRQPPPPRPTPEGPRPIWSRDDLRYVKDVPNISPVSYPARVAPLPEDRLGVSEEDGEVKKEESEEAERESRRMEAESRMRRRPIRIAAEEEKVVIPFPMLIKPEKKNEKRPVLELMDAIREVKANAKAKFDETIEAHVRLGIDQKRSELIVRGTMALPHGSKKEVRVAFFAEGADADEARAAGADIVGGTELIEEIASTGKIDFDRCYSTHKFMTRLYKISKILNQHGLMPNPKQGTVTKDVTKAIKEAKQGQLKFRMDKTSIVHVGVGKVSLSEEFLRDNVGAFMNALLQAKPAGLKKTSKYAGYVNSFHICSTMGPGFRVSIQSLSRAADHYNKAYLNA, translated from the exons ATGGCAGGCGTGAAGCTCCTCCTGTCTCAAGCTCGCCGCCTCTCCCTCGCCCAATACTCCTCTTCTCCATTCCGCACTCTGCAAAGATCcctctcttcctcttcttcctcAAATCCTCCCCATCCCCATGCAGACTCAGAATCCTCTTTCAACAAACACTCCCAAGCAGTCCCCATTCAGCCTGTCTCCTACGCCCCCAAACCCAAAGACCCCACGCCCCCTCACCCACAGCAACACGAACAACAACAAACACAACCAGACCAAACCCCTCAACGGCAACCCCCACCCCCAAGGCCAACCCCTGAAGGGCCTCGACCCATCTGGAGCCGGGACGATCTCCGCTATGTCAAAGATGTACCAAACATTTCACCCGTGTCGTATCCTGCACGCGTGGCGCCACTCCCCGAGGATCGCCTCGGGGTGTCTGAAGAAGATGGGgaggtgaagaaagaagagagcGAGGAGGCGGAGCGAGAGAGTAGAAGAATGGAGGCGGAGAGTCGAATGAGGAGGAGACCTATCAGGATTGCGGCTGAGGAGGAGAAAGTTGTGATTCCCTTTCCTATGTTGATTAAGCCTGAGAAGAAGAACGAGAAGCGGCCCGTTCTTGAATTGATGGACGCCATTAGGGAAGTCAAG GCTAATGCCAAGGCGAAGTTTGACGAGACTATTGAAGCACATGTACGGTTGGGTATTGACCAAAAGCGATCTGAGTTG ATTGTCCGCGGTACAATGGCACTGCCTCATGGTTCTAAGAAG gAAGTTAGGGTGGCTTTCTTTGCTGAAGGAGCAGATGCCGATGAAGCTAGGGCTGCTGGAGCTGATATTGTTGGTGGTACTGAACTTATCGAAGAAATTGCAA GCACTGGCAAGATTGATTTTGACCGATGTTACTCAACCCATAAATTCATGACCCGTCTTTATAAG ATATCAAAGATTCTGAATCAGCATGGTCTGATGCCAAACCCTAAA CAAGGTACTGTAACCAAAGATGTTACGAAGGCAATAAAAGAAGCAAAACAGGGTCAACTAAAATTCAGAATGGACAAAACATCAATTGTGCATGTGGGGGTTGGAAAG GTGAGCTTGTCAGAGGAGTTTTTGCGTGACAATGTTGGTGCATTTATGAATGCTCTTTTGCAAGCAAAGCCAGCAGGCCTAAAGAAGA CTTCCAAGTACGCTGGGTATGTGAACTCCTTCCATATTTGCAGCACG ATGGGTCCAGGTTTTCGTGTTTCCATACAGTCGTTGTCCAGAGCAGCAGATCACTATAACAAAGCGTATCTTAATGCCTAA
- the LOC18612066 gene encoding phospholipase A1-IIdelta, protein MATTAQEPSWEELIGSNDWESLLDPLNLSLRKLLLRCGDFCQATYDSFVNDQNSKYCGTSRYGKSTLFEKVMLDSASDYVITNFLYATARVSVPESLLLHSHSRESWDRESNWIGYIAVTSDERSKALGRREIYVVWRGTTRDYEWVNVFKGKPESAECLLNDKFGDSEQNKQGKSSNDESQQTPNVMFGWLTLYTSDDPKSPFTKLSARKQLLGKIMKLREQYKDENPTIVFTGHSLGASLAVLSAFDTVENCVHDIPVTAFVFGCPQVGDKAFNERLKRHLNLKILHTKNTIDVIPRYPGELLGYVNTGTELIIDTRKSPSLKDSKNNGDWHNLQAMLHIVAGWNGKDGEFELKVKRSLALVNKSCAFLKDELLVPGSWWVEKNKGLIKTEDGEWIMAPSDEDLLVPEI, encoded by the coding sequence ATGGCGACCACCGCCCAAGAGCCATCTTGGGAGGAACTCATTGGAAGCAACGACTGGGAATCTCTTCTTGATCCTCTCAATCTCTCTCTGCGCAAACTCCTCCTCCGCTGTGGCGACTTCTGCCAAGCCACCTACGATTCTTTCGTCAACGACCAAAACTCAAAGTATTGCGGCACCAGCCGCTATGGCAAGTCCACTTTATTCGAGAAGGTCATGCTTGACTCGGCTTCTGATTATGTAAtaactaattttctttatgcCACTGCTCGCGTCAGCGTCCCTGAATCCTTGCTTCTCCACTCTCACTCCCGGGAGTCTTGGGACCGCGAGTCCAACTGGATTGGCTACATCGCCGTCACTTCAGATGAAAGAAGCAAAGCTTTAGGCCGACGTGAGATCTACGTTGTGTGGCGCGGGACTACCAGAGACTACGAGTGGGTTAACGTTTTTAAAGGAAAGCCTGAGTCTGCGGAATGCTTGTTGAATGACAAGTTTGGAGATAGTGAACAGAACAAACAAGGTAAAAGTAGCAATGATGAAAGCCAGCAGACCCCTAATGTAATGTTTGGGTGGCTTACGCTTTACACCTCCGACGACCCAAAATCACCATTCACAAAACTAAGCGCAAGGAAGCAACTTTTGGGTAAGATTATGAAGTTGAGAGAGCAATATAAAGATGAAAATCCAACTATAGTTTTTACGGGCCATAGTTTGGGGGCTAGTTTAGCAGTTTTAAGTGCTTTTGATACGGTGGAGAATTGTGTCCACGATATTCCGGTGACAGCTTTCGTGTTCGGTTGCCCACAAGTCGGAGACAAGGCTTTCAATGAGAGGCTGAAAAGGCATCTAAATCTGAAGATTTTGCACACGAAGAACACCATTGATGTAATCCCTCGCTATCCGGGCGAGTTACTGGGGTACGTCAATACAGGAACCGAGCTGATTATTGACACAAGGAAATCACCGAGCTTGAAGGACTCGAAGAACAACGGCGACTGGCATAATTTGCAGGCTATGTTGCATATAGTGGCGGGGTGGAACGGTAAAGATGGAGAGTTCGAGCTGAAAGTGAAGAGGAGTTTGGCTTTGGTGAACAAGTCTTGTGCGTTTCTGAAAGATGAGTTGCTGGTGCCAGGGTCCTGGTGGGtagagaagaacaaaggacTCATCAAAACTGAAGATGGAGAGTGGATAATGGCTCCCAGCGATGAGGATTTGCTTGTCCCCGAAATTTAA
- the LOC18612070 gene encoding 50S ribosomal protein L1 isoform X2 codes for MAGVKLLLSQARRLSLAQYSSSPFRTLQRSLSSSSSSNPPHPHADSESSFNKHSQAVPIQPVSYAPKPKDPTPPHPQQHEQQQTQPDQTPQRQPPPPRPTPEGPRPIWSRDDLRYVKDVPNISPVSYPARVAPLPEDRLGVSEEDGEVKKEESEEAERESRRMEAESRMRRRPIRIAAEEEKVVIPFPMLIKPEKKNEKRPVLELMDAIREVKANAKAKFDETIEAHVRLGIDQKRSELIVRGTMALPHGSKKEVRVAFFAEGADADEARAAGADIVGGTGKIDFDRCYSTHKFMTRLYKISKILNQHGLMPNPKQGTVTKDVTKAIKEAKQGQLKFRMDKTSIVHVGVGKVSLSEEFLRDNVGAFMNALLQAKPAGLKKTSKYAGYVNSFHICSTMGPGFRVSIQSLSRAADHYNKAYLNA; via the exons ATGGCAGGCGTGAAGCTCCTCCTGTCTCAAGCTCGCCGCCTCTCCCTCGCCCAATACTCCTCTTCTCCATTCCGCACTCTGCAAAGATCcctctcttcctcttcttcctcAAATCCTCCCCATCCCCATGCAGACTCAGAATCCTCTTTCAACAAACACTCCCAAGCAGTCCCCATTCAGCCTGTCTCCTACGCCCCCAAACCCAAAGACCCCACGCCCCCTCACCCACAGCAACACGAACAACAACAAACACAACCAGACCAAACCCCTCAACGGCAACCCCCACCCCCAAGGCCAACCCCTGAAGGGCCTCGACCCATCTGGAGCCGGGACGATCTCCGCTATGTCAAAGATGTACCAAACATTTCACCCGTGTCGTATCCTGCACGCGTGGCGCCACTCCCCGAGGATCGCCTCGGGGTGTCTGAAGAAGATGGGgaggtgaagaaagaagagagcGAGGAGGCGGAGCGAGAGAGTAGAAGAATGGAGGCGGAGAGTCGAATGAGGAGGAGACCTATCAGGATTGCGGCTGAGGAGGAGAAAGTTGTGATTCCCTTTCCTATGTTGATTAAGCCTGAGAAGAAGAACGAGAAGCGGCCCGTTCTTGAATTGATGGACGCCATTAGGGAAGTCAAG GCTAATGCCAAGGCGAAGTTTGACGAGACTATTGAAGCACATGTACGGTTGGGTATTGACCAAAAGCGATCTGAGTTG ATTGTCCGCGGTACAATGGCACTGCCTCATGGTTCTAAGAAG gAAGTTAGGGTGGCTTTCTTTGCTGAAGGAGCAGATGCCGATGAAGCTAGGGCTGCTGGAGCTGATATTGTTGGTG GCACTGGCAAGATTGATTTTGACCGATGTTACTCAACCCATAAATTCATGACCCGTCTTTATAAG ATATCAAAGATTCTGAATCAGCATGGTCTGATGCCAAACCCTAAA CAAGGTACTGTAACCAAAGATGTTACGAAGGCAATAAAAGAAGCAAAACAGGGTCAACTAAAATTCAGAATGGACAAAACATCAATTGTGCATGTGGGGGTTGGAAAG GTGAGCTTGTCAGAGGAGTTTTTGCGTGACAATGTTGGTGCATTTATGAATGCTCTTTTGCAAGCAAAGCCAGCAGGCCTAAAGAAGA CTTCCAAGTACGCTGGGTATGTGAACTCCTTCCATATTTGCAGCACG ATGGGTCCAGGTTTTCGTGTTTCCATACAGTCGTTGTCCAGAGCAGCAGATCACTATAACAAAGCGTATCTTAATGCCTAA
- the LOC18612069 gene encoding sec1 family domain-containing protein MIP3 isoform X2: MASRLLSDAHRYVLRCLSTHRGVHCCSIFTSISEVAHSVYPDSPLGPDAYHEYETLLLQDYEELVKKCETKSGQPVDSNTQENLTFEDEGWSQFTSTEEEFPSHEASPTGKNIYKDNPRGKRVDLGRRLIVSVHHFPMILCPFSPRVFVLPSEGSVAEACLSAEHEDSLSAGLPSLSTGLPSDGDEVPPAATLTAHFLYHLAAKMDLKMEIFSLGDLSKTVGKILTDMSSLYDVGRRKRTVGLLLIDRTLDLLTPCCHGDSLVDRMFSSLPRKERTSSSASIKGSQAQLKLGPSSLERAPLEVQIPIGKIITEEDSNIDDSRLSDCIEAFLCGWDSYNSASQMVDLINFSEKTSNEKLCPAELLKGSLVSTENFRGTPYLEAILDRTTKDGAILVKKWLQETLRQENITINVRTRPGFASKSELQPMIKALAKSQSSLIRNRGIIQLATAALYALDESCSARWDAFISAEKILSVNAGDTSQSLVAQIGDLINKSAFAGSDGKKSGKMELSQGLLSFQDALLLTITGYILAGENFPTSGSGGPFSWQEEHFLKEAIVDAILENPSVARLKFLHGITQELEANLNKTKADKTKETSTDQLDIDDFDDDQWGKWGDEDEDNDSKEQAYDDMQLKLELRDRVDNLFKHLHKLSSLKSKNVPLREGPLAFESNLSSNPYTNKGLLYKLLTKILGKYDVPGLEYHSSTVGRLFKSGFGRFGLGQAKPSLADQNAILVFVVGGINGVEAREAQEALSESGRPDIELILGGTTLLTPDDMLDLLLGQSSYI, translated from the exons ATGGCATCTCGTTTGTTAAGCGATGCTCACCGTTATGTTTTACGCTGTCTGAGCACGCATCGAGGGGTTCATTGTTGTTCAATATTTACATCTATCTCTGAG GTAGCTCATTCAGTATATCCTGACTCACCTCTTGGACCTGATGCATACCATGAGTATGAAACCTTGCTTCTCCAAGATTATGAGGAGCTTGTTAAGAAATGTGAGACCAAGTCTGGACAGCCAGTTGATAGTAATACACAGGAGAATTTGACCTTTGAAGACGAAGGATGGTCTCAATTCACCTCCACTGAAGAAGAGTTTCCTTCCCATGAGGCTAGTCCCActggaaaaaatatatataaggaTAATCCAAGAGGGAAAAGAGTAGATTTGGGGCGGAGATTGATTGTTTCTGTCCATCACTTCCCCATGATATTATGTCCCTTTTCACCTAGAGTATTTGTCTTACCTTCTGAGGGATCAGTTGCCGAAGCATGCTTATCAGCTGAACACGAGGATTCTCTTAGTGCTGGGTTGCCTTCCTTGAGTACCGGATTGCCTTCTGATGGTGATGAGGTTCCTCCAGCTGCAACCCTTACTGCACATTTTCTGTATCATTTGGCTGCCAAG ATGGACTTGAAAATGGAAATATTTTCCCTTGGTGATTTGTCAAAAACTGTTGGGAAGATTTTGACAGACATGTCAAGTCTTTATGATGTAGGACGCCGAAAACGTACGGTAGGATTATTACTTATTGATCGCACCCTCGATCTTCTTACTCCATGCTGTCATGGGGATTCACTTGTAGATCGTATGTTTTCATCTTTGCCTCGTAAGGAAAGAACATCGTCCTCTGCAAGTATCAAAGGCTCACAAGCCCAACTTAAACTTGGTCCTTCTAGCCTAGAACGTGCCCCCCTTGAGGTACAGATACCAATTGGGAAAATTATAACCGAAGAAGATTCTAATATAGATGATTCTCGGCTTTCAGATTGCATTGAAGCTTTTCTGTGTGGGTGGGATTCCTATAACTCTGCTTCTCAAATGGTAGATTTGATTAATTTCAGCGAGAAAACTAGTAATGAAAAGTTGTGTCCTGCTGAGCTACTAAAGGGATCCTTGGTCTCCACTGAAAACTTCCGTGGAACACCATATCTGGAAGCCATACTGGATAGGACAACAAAAGATGGGGCTATCCTGGTGAAGAAGTGGCTTCAGGAAACTCTACGTCAGGAAAATATCACTATTAACGTGAGAACTCGCCCTGGTTTTGCTTCAAAATCAGAGTTACAACCCATGATTAAAGCATTGGCTAAAAGCCAGTCATCTTTAATAAGGAACAGAGGAATTATTCAGTTAGCAACAGCTGCATTATATGCCCTTGACGAATCATGTAGTGCCAGATGGGATGCATTTATCAGTGCAGAGAAAATATTGAGTGTTAATGCTGGCGATACAAGCCAGAGTCTTGTTGCTCAAATAGGTGATCTTATCAATAAAAGTGCTTTTGCTGGATCAGATGGCAAGAAGAGTGGAAAAATGGAACTCTCACAAGGGCTACTTTCTTTTCAAGATGCTTTACTCCTCACAATTACTGGTTATATATTGGCTGGCGAAAATTTCCCAACTTCTGGATCTGGAGGCCCTTTTTCTTGGCAAGAGGAGCATTTTCTTAAAGAGGCTATTGTTGATGCAATTCTTGAAAACCCATCTGTGGCTAGATTGAAGTTTCTTCATGGTATAACACAAGAACTTGAGGccaatttaaataaaactaaagcAGATAAAACCAAAGAGACATCAACTGATCAATTAGACAttgatgattttgatgatGATCAGTGGGGTAAATGGggagatgaagatgaagataatGATAGTAAAGAGCAAGCATATGATGACATGCAGCTTAAGTTGGAGTTGCGCGATAGAGTGGACAACCTTTTCAAGCATCTTCACAAGTTATCTAGTTTAAAGAGCAAAAATGTGCCTTTGAGGGAAGGGCCATTGGCTTTTGAAAGCAATTTGAGTAGCAATCCTTACACAAATAAAGGATTGCTTTATAAGCTTCTAACAAAGATTTTGGGCAAGTATGATGTTCCAGGGTTGGAGTACCATTCCTCTACAGTAGGGCGGCTGTTTAAAAGTGGGTTTGGAAGATTTGGCCTTGGACAG GCAAAACCAAGTCTTGCTGACCAAAATGCCATTCTGGTATTTGTTGTCGGAGGCATCAATGGTGTTGAG GCACGGGAAGCACAAGAGGCATTATCAGAAAGTGGAAGACCTGatattgaattaattcttgGGGGAACTACACTTCTAACTCCTGATGACATGCTTGATTTGCTATTGGGGCAGTCTAGCTACATTTGA
- the LOC18612067 gene encoding phospholipase A1-IIdelta: MATNQEPEPSWQQLLGSKNWDSLLHPINLSLRNHILRCGDFCQATYDAFNNDQNSKFCGTSRYGKPTFFDKVMLESASDYRVESFLYATARVSLPEAFLLHSKSRESWDRESNWIGYIATTSDERTEALGRREIYVVWRGTTRDYEWVNVLGAKLESAKPLLRVNENTSSTNKEKDDTSSSSDSDDDSEKKPKVMLGWLTIYISDDPKSPFTKVSARTQLLGKIKELKERYKNENLSIVFTGHSLGASLSVISAFDVAENGVADDIPVAAFVFGCPQVGNKAFDERMKKYPNVSVLHIKNSIDLIPHYPSRLLGYVNMGTELVIDTRKSPSLKDSKNPSDWHNLQAMLHIVAGWNGEEGEFKLKVKRSLALVNKSCAFLKDECLVPESWWVEKNKGLVRNEDGEWVMAPQTDEDMPIPET; encoded by the coding sequence ATGGCCACAAATCAAGAACCAGAACCATCATGGCAACAACTCCTTGGAAGCAAAAACTGGGACTCTCTTCTTCATCCTATCAACCTCTCACTTCGCAACCACATCCTCCGCTGTGGCGACTTCTGCCAGGCCACGTATGACGCCTTCAACAACGACCAAAACTCCAAGTTCTGCGGCACCAGCCGCTATGGCAAGCCCACTTTCTTCGACAAAGTCATGCTGGAATCTGCCTCCGATTACAGAGTGGAATCTTTTCTGTATGCCACTGCTCGGGTCAGTCTCCCTGAAGCGTTCTTGCTCCACTCCAAGTCCCGGGAGTCCTGGGACCGCGAATCAAACTGGATTGGCTACATCGCCACGACGTCCGATGAAAGGACAGAAGCTCTGGGTCGTCGCGAGATCTACGTAGTGTGGCGAGGAACTACGAGAGACTATGAGTGGGTTAATGTTCTTGGTGCAAAGCTTGAGTCTGCAAAACCCCTTTTGCGAGTCAACGAAAACACTAGTAGTACTAACAAGGAAAAAGATGATACAAGTAGCAGCAGTGATAGCGATGATGATAGTGAGAAGAAGCCTAAAGTGATGCTTGGTTGGCTGACGATTTACATTTCTGACGATCCCAAGTCACCTTTTACAAAAGTAAGTGCAAGGACACAGCTTTTGGGGAAGATTAAAGAGTTGAAAGAGagatataaaaatgaaaatctaaGTATAGTGTTTACCGGGCATAGCTTGGGAGCTAGCTTATCGGTTATAAGTGCTTTCGATGTGGCTGAGAATGGTGTGGCCGATGATATTCCGGTGGCggcttttgtttttggttgcCCACAGGTTGGAAATAAGGCTTTCGATGAGAGGATGAAAAAGTATCCAAATGTTAGTGTATTGCATATAAAGAACTCAATTGATCTCATTCCCCACTATCCTAGCCGGTTGTTGGGGTATGTTAATATGGGAACGGAGCTGGTAATTGATACAAGGAAGTCGCCAAGCCTGAAGGACTCGAAGAATCCCAGCGATTGGCATAATTTACAGGCTATGTTGCACATAGTAGCAGGGTGGAATGGAGAGGAAGGAGAGTTTAAGCTGAAAGTGAAGAGAAGTTTGGCCTTGGTGAATAAGTCTTGTGCGTTTCTGAAAGATGAGTGCTTGGTGCCAGAGTCATGGTGGGtggagaagaacaaagggCTTGTGAGGAATGAAGATGGAGAGTGGGTCATGGCTCCACAAACTGATGAGGACATGCCTATCCCTGAAACCTGA